One window of the Pseudomonas lurida genome contains the following:
- the lptE gene encoding LPS-assembly lipoprotein LptE, with protein sequence MIKRNLLVMGLAVLLSACGFQLRGTGTNEMAIKELDVSARDAYSETVTQLRQVLENSGVHVYTGATYKLFLAGEKETQRNLSYASAGRASDIELSTQLNFEVQGRDHLPLMADSIQVQKIVSHDGNNLVGSDSEIIQVRKEMRRELVQRMVLRLSMITPEQLETLQQRADDKAKADADALKAAQEYENNTPKQSPVEVPVE encoded by the coding sequence ATGATCAAACGCAACCTGCTGGTTATGGGCCTCGCCGTGCTGCTGAGCGCTTGCGGCTTCCAGCTGCGCGGTACCGGTACCAACGAAATGGCGATCAAGGAATTGGACGTCAGTGCCCGCGACGCCTACAGCGAAACGGTGACCCAGCTGCGTCAGGTCCTGGAAAACAGCGGCGTTCACGTCTACACAGGCGCGACCTACAAGCTGTTCCTGGCCGGTGAAAAAGAAACCCAGCGCAACCTGAGCTACGCCAGCGCCGGGCGTGCCTCCGATATCGAACTGAGCACCCAGCTCAACTTTGAAGTCCAGGGCCGCGACCACCTGCCCCTGATGGCTGACAGCATTCAGGTACAGAAGATCGTCAGCCACGACGGTAACAACCTGGTAGGTTCGGACTCCGAGATTATCCAGGTACGCAAGGAAATGCGCCGCGAGCTGGTACAGCGCATGGTCCTGCGCCTGTCGATGATCACCCCGGAACAACTCGAGACCTTGCAGCAGCGCGCTGACGACAAGGCCAAGGCTGATGCCGACGCCCTGAAAGCCGCGCAAGAGTATGAAAACAACACGCCGAAACAGTCGCCTGTTGAAGTACCAGTCGAGTAA